In one Aggregicoccus sp. 17bor-14 genomic region, the following are encoded:
- a CDS encoding aspartate kinase — translation MPIVVQKYGGSSVADVEKIRKVASRVKATRDSGRQVVVVVSAMGDTTDELLGLAKQVSPDPPRRELDMLLTCGERISMALLSMALHELGVAAISFTGSQSGIITNDAHAQARIVEVRPYRIQDELAKGKVVIVAGYQGVSYKREVTTLGRGGSDTTAVALAAALNAEACEIYSDVDGIFSADPRVVPDAKKLDQLTYDEMQELASAGAKVLNAQAVEFAKAKGIVILAKTAHAQGSGTAVQDLAAPADVRVRGVTAEAEMAVLTASSEGRELAELLEFLDARGVRGRALSFDGLPGTGGRSFIAVPLQDVHGLEALERDLRARFGTRVALQQEVGTVTCVGAGLNADWGHLRRAMLAADALGARVHAVHTSPLQLSLLVDKAHLKPLTQRLHAEFVRG, via the coding sequence GTGCCGATCGTGGTGCAGAAGTACGGCGGCTCGTCCGTCGCGGACGTGGAGAAGATCCGCAAGGTCGCGAGCCGGGTGAAAGCGACGCGGGATTCGGGGCGGCAGGTGGTGGTGGTGGTGAGCGCGATGGGCGACACCACGGACGAGCTGCTGGGCCTCGCGAAGCAGGTGTCGCCGGATCCGCCGCGCCGCGAGCTGGACATGCTGCTCACCTGTGGCGAGCGCATCAGCATGGCGCTGCTGTCGATGGCGCTGCACGAGCTGGGTGTCGCGGCGATCAGCTTCACGGGAAGCCAGAGCGGCATCATCACGAACGACGCGCACGCACAGGCGCGCATCGTGGAGGTGCGGCCCTACCGCATCCAGGACGAGCTCGCGAAGGGCAAGGTCGTCATCGTCGCCGGCTACCAGGGCGTCTCGTACAAGCGCGAGGTGACCACGCTGGGGCGCGGTGGCTCGGACACGACGGCAGTCGCCCTCGCGGCGGCGCTGAACGCCGAGGCCTGTGAGATTTACTCGGACGTGGACGGCATCTTCAGCGCGGATCCGCGGGTGGTGCCGGACGCGAAGAAGCTGGACCAGCTCACCTACGACGAGATGCAGGAGCTCGCGAGCGCGGGCGCGAAGGTGCTCAACGCGCAGGCGGTGGAGTTCGCGAAGGCGAAGGGCATCGTCATCCTGGCGAAGACGGCGCACGCGCAGGGGAGTGGCACGGCGGTGCAGGACCTCGCGGCTCCGGCGGACGTGCGCGTGCGCGGCGTGACGGCGGAGGCCGAGATGGCCGTGCTCACGGCGAGCAGCGAGGGGCGCGAGCTCGCGGAGTTGCTCGAGTTCCTCGACGCGCGCGGCGTGCGCGGGCGGGCACTCTCCTTCGACGGGCTCCCGGGCACCGGAGGCCGCAGCTTCATCGCGGTGCCGCTGCAGGACGTGCACGGACTGGAGGCCCTGGAGCGAGACCTGCGCGCCCGGTTCGGCACGCGCGTGGCGCTGCAGCAGGAGGTGGGCACGGTGACCTGCGTGGGCGCGGGGCTCAACGCGGACTGGGGCCACCTGCGCCGCGCGATGCTCGCCGCGGACGCGCTGGGAGCCCGCGTGCACGCGGTGCACACGTCTCCACTGCAGCTCTCGCTGCTCGTGGACAAGGCGCACCTCAAGCCACTCACGCAGCGGCTGCATGCGGAGTTCGTGCGCGGTTGA
- a CDS encoding nucleotidyltransferase translates to MEKRHPNHPGELGTDSTLAERLRQPDEINARARAIEVLQAAGVPFVVGGAYAYATYTGIYRDTKDLDLFPRKRDALRALEVLEKDGWRTERTDEVWLYKAFKGEYFVDFIFSSGNGIATVDDEWFEHAKTGKVFGHECLIAPAEEVIWSKGFVIERERYDGADVNHLILKAGPHMDWERLLRRYDRYWEVLFSHLMLFRFAYPSERDIVPEWLMAELMSRTLDSVKEGNWDRKLCRGNLISRVNYTVDIGHWGFEDGRKWDEGERDQPMDDVPAAAANGH, encoded by the coding sequence ATGGAAAAGCGACACCCGAACCACCCTGGTGAGCTGGGCACCGACTCGACGCTCGCAGAGCGGCTGCGGCAGCCCGACGAGATCAACGCCCGTGCGCGCGCCATCGAGGTCCTCCAGGCGGCCGGGGTCCCGTTCGTGGTGGGAGGCGCGTACGCGTACGCGACCTACACCGGCATCTACCGGGACACGAAGGACCTGGACCTCTTTCCGCGCAAGCGCGACGCGCTGCGCGCGCTCGAGGTGCTGGAGAAGGACGGGTGGCGCACGGAGCGCACCGACGAGGTGTGGCTCTACAAGGCCTTCAAGGGCGAGTACTTCGTGGACTTCATCTTCTCCTCGGGCAACGGCATCGCGACCGTGGACGACGAGTGGTTCGAGCACGCCAAGACGGGCAAGGTGTTCGGCCACGAGTGCCTCATCGCACCGGCCGAGGAGGTCATCTGGTCCAAGGGCTTCGTCATCGAGCGCGAGCGCTACGACGGCGCGGACGTGAACCACCTCATCCTCAAGGCCGGGCCCCACATGGACTGGGAGCGGCTGCTGCGCCGCTACGACCGGTACTGGGAGGTGCTCTTCAGCCACCTGATGCTGTTCCGCTTCGCGTACCCCTCCGAGCGCGACATCGTGCCCGAGTGGCTGATGGCGGAGCTCATGTCCCGCACGCTCGACAGCGTGAAGGAGGGCAACTGGGACCGGAAGCTGTGCCGCGGCAACCTCATCTCCCGCGTGAACTACACCGTGGACATCGGGCACTGGGGCTTCGAGGACGGCCGCAAGTGGGACGAGGGCGAGCGCGACCAGCCGATGGACGACGTGCCCGCAGCTGCAGCGAACGGGCACTGA
- a CDS encoding RNA polymerase sigma factor, protein MTASPRPALQVVGGRREARDGDRQAFLRAMYETHGGSVYGRCRYLLKDPDRAEDAMQEVFARALTHADAFRAEASPLTWLMKIATHHCLNQLRSERAPWRAWFERDAAAEPEGHGGPQVHETRDLVRSLLSRVDRETQAAVVHYHVDGMTLEEVAALLGRSVPTIRKRLETFAALGGAEVALR, encoded by the coding sequence GTGACGGCCAGCCCCCGGCCTGCGTTGCAAGTGGTCGGTGGCCGTCGCGAAGCGCGCGACGGCGACCGGCAGGCCTTCCTGCGCGCGATGTACGAGACCCACGGCGGCAGCGTCTACGGGCGCTGCCGCTACCTCTTGAAGGACCCGGACCGGGCGGAGGACGCGATGCAGGAGGTGTTCGCCCGGGCGCTCACGCATGCCGACGCCTTCCGCGCCGAGGCCTCTCCCCTCACCTGGCTGATGAAGATCGCCACCCACCACTGCCTCAACCAGCTGCGCAGCGAGCGCGCCCCGTGGCGCGCGTGGTTCGAGCGCGACGCGGCGGCCGAGCCCGAGGGGCACGGCGGCCCGCAGGTGCACGAGACGCGCGACCTGGTGCGCAGCCTGCTCTCGCGCGTGGACCGGGAGACGCAAGCCGCGGTGGTGCACTACCACGTGGACGGCATGACGCTGGAGGAGGTGGCGGCGCTGCTCGGGCGCTCCGTGCCCACCATCCGCAAGCGCCTGGAAACCTTCGCGGCGCTCGGCGGCGCGGAGGTGGCCCTGCGATGA
- a CDS encoding DUF4384 domain-containing protein, translating to MSTHPSAWTLHRLHAGERNFAGADEAREHAASCVACRTALQAHVAQQEQFEASVPFARFEAGVLERAAPKQRVAVPIGRRLAPLAAMAAVLLVGVAVVPQLMREPTHGNRIKGGDAVSELRIAGAGGAQQRVATPGEPEALAAGERVRLGYAALQGEYVLAVSVDAAGVVSALYPETGESLPAQVGAGLQYLPDSLEFTGTGLERVVLVRSRRPLTVESVRAAAERAFERAGRNVSSMGALDVPGEQTQWLLVKP from the coding sequence ATGAGCACGCATCCCTCCGCATGGACGCTGCACCGCCTGCACGCAGGCGAGCGGAACTTCGCCGGCGCGGACGAAGCGCGCGAGCACGCGGCGAGCTGCGTCGCGTGCCGCACAGCGCTGCAGGCGCACGTCGCGCAGCAGGAGCAGTTCGAGGCCTCGGTGCCCTTCGCGCGCTTCGAGGCGGGTGTGCTCGAGCGCGCGGCCCCGAAGCAGCGCGTGGCCGTTCCGATCGGCCGCAGGCTCGCACCGCTCGCGGCGATGGCGGCGGTGCTGCTCGTGGGCGTGGCGGTGGTGCCGCAGCTGATGCGCGAGCCCACGCATGGCAACCGCATCAAGGGCGGCGACGCGGTATCCGAGCTGCGCATCGCCGGTGCCGGGGGCGCGCAGCAGCGCGTGGCCACGCCCGGCGAGCCTGAGGCGCTCGCGGCCGGAGAGCGCGTGCGCCTCGGGTACGCCGCACTGCAGGGCGAATACGTGCTCGCCGTGTCGGTGGACGCTGCGGGCGTGGTGAGCGCGCTCTACCCAGAGACCGGGGAGAGTCTTCCGGCACAGGTGGGCGCGGGCCTGCAGTACCTGCCCGACAGCCTCGAGTTCACCGGGACGGGCCTCGAGCGCGTGGTGCTCGTGCGCAGCCGCCGGCCGCTCACCGTGGAGAGCGTGCGCGCGGCGGCGGAACGGGCCTTCGAGCGGGCCGGTCGGAACGTCTCCTCGATGGGCGCGCTCGACGTTCCCGGTGAGCAGACGCAGTGGCTGCTGGTGAAGCCGTGA
- a CDS encoding caspase domain-containing protein has translation MLFSFTASAQALRRFALVAGNDSGGDGTQPLLFAREDARRMHGLLTRLGGVQPEDSRLLLDASADEVLSALGSLEVRAREARARGERTALFVYYSGHAKDGALRLGRSELAFSAFKARLAQSPADIRIAIFDSCRSGALTRTKGARRAPAFEVESGPAREAQGLVILTSSAADEDSQESDSLGGSYFSHHLGSGLLGDADRSGDGRVTLFEAYSYAYERTVADTAESAAGAQHPTFSYDLAGNGDLVLTDLSSRAEGLVLPGAAPAGAYYFVDGRGFVVAEIAKAEGAERRVALAPGRYRVKRRLPDHLRVGEVEVRGGQTAVLEESRLRDTPFTDDPVKGLMLRRSQSHWTVSLAGGYQSFFDGPTREQLFLSVPLVGAEATLQNYFRRDWLWSLDVAVGGTRAQLALPTLEGAEYRYSVLSLGTSLVAEWPLGRWAPFAGARLSYLMLARDFTDGSLPDQHYAVVSPGVVAGLRYRLLERLDLTLRGRVHYLRYDVDAQRSLGYGEGALLITYAL, from the coding sequence GTGCTGTTCTCCTTCACTGCTTCGGCGCAGGCGCTGCGGCGCTTCGCGCTCGTGGCGGGGAATGACTCCGGGGGAGATGGCACGCAACCCCTGCTCTTCGCCCGCGAGGACGCGCGCAGGATGCACGGGCTGCTCACGCGGCTCGGCGGCGTGCAGCCCGAGGACTCGCGGCTCCTATTGGACGCGAGCGCCGACGAGGTGCTCTCCGCGCTCGGCTCGCTCGAGGTGCGCGCGCGCGAGGCCCGCGCCCGCGGCGAGCGCACTGCCCTCTTCGTCTACTACTCGGGCCACGCGAAGGACGGCGCGCTGCGGCTCGGCCGCTCCGAGCTCGCCTTCTCCGCCTTCAAGGCGCGGCTCGCCCAGTCCCCTGCGGACATCCGCATCGCCATCTTCGACTCCTGCCGCTCCGGCGCGCTCACCCGCACGAAGGGCGCGCGCCGCGCCCCTGCCTTCGAGGTGGAGAGCGGCCCCGCGCGCGAGGCACAGGGCCTGGTCATCCTCACCTCCAGCGCCGCGGACGAGGACAGCCAGGAGTCCGACTCGCTCGGCGGCAGCTACTTCAGCCACCACCTGGGCAGCGGGCTGCTCGGGGACGCGGACCGCTCGGGCGACGGCCGGGTGACGCTGTTCGAGGCCTACTCCTACGCGTACGAGCGCACCGTGGCGGACACCGCCGAGAGCGCGGCCGGCGCGCAGCACCCCACCTTCAGCTACGACCTCGCGGGCAACGGCGACCTCGTGCTCACGGATCTCTCGAGCCGCGCCGAGGGCCTCGTGCTGCCCGGCGCCGCCCCCGCGGGCGCGTACTACTTCGTGGACGGGCGCGGCTTCGTGGTGGCGGAGATCGCCAAGGCGGAAGGCGCCGAGCGCCGCGTGGCGCTCGCGCCCGGGCGCTACCGCGTGAAGCGCCGCCTGCCGGACCACCTGCGCGTGGGCGAGGTGGAGGTGCGCGGCGGGCAGACGGCGGTGCTCGAGGAGTCCCGCCTGCGCGACACGCCCTTCACCGACGACCCGGTGAAGGGCCTGATGCTGCGGCGCTCGCAGTCGCACTGGACGGTGAGCCTCGCGGGCGGCTACCAGTCCTTCTTCGACGGCCCCACGCGCGAGCAGCTCTTCCTGTCCGTGCCGCTGGTGGGCGCCGAGGCCACGCTGCAGAACTACTTCCGCCGCGACTGGCTGTGGAGCCTGGACGTGGCGGTGGGCGGAACGCGCGCGCAGCTCGCGCTGCCCACGCTCGAGGGCGCGGAGTACCGCTACTCGGTGCTCAGCCTCGGCACCTCGCTCGTGGCCGAGTGGCCCCTGGGCCGCTGGGCTCCCTTCGCCGGCGCGCGGCTGAGCTACCTCATGCTCGCGCGCGACTTCACGGACGGCTCGCTGCCGGACCAGCACTACGCCGTGGTGAGCCCGGGCGTGGTCGCGGGCCTGCGCTACCGGCTCCTCGAGCGGCTGGATCTCACGCTGCGCGGCCGCGTCCACTACCTGCGCTACGACGTCGACGCACAGCGCTCCCTCGGCTACGGCGAGGGCGCGCTGCTGATCACGTACGCCCTCTGA
- the rpoZ gene encoding DNA-directed RNA polymerase subunit omega, with translation MARVTVEDCLPLVDNRFALVLLGAKRARQLMAGARPIIEISKNKPPVLSLREIATGKVKYDRDVREALSGKFDAAEDAPKEG, from the coding sequence ATGGCTCGCGTAACCGTCGAAGACTGCCTCCCCCTCGTGGACAACCGCTTCGCCCTCGTGCTGCTCGGCGCCAAGCGCGCCCGCCAGCTGATGGCCGGCGCCCGCCCGATCATCGAGATCTCGAAGAACAAGCCGCCGGTGCTCAGCCTGCGCGAGATCGCCACCGGCAAGGTGAAGTACGACCGCGACGTGCGCGAGGCCCTCTCGGGCAAGTTCGACGCCGCCGAGGACGCCCCGAAGGAGGGGTAG
- the groES gene encoding co-chaperone GroES, producing the protein MKIRPLQDRLIVKRVAEESKTKGGIIIPDTAKEKPLEAFVVAVGNGKVLEDGKVRPLDIKAGDTVLFSKYAGTEVKIDGEDHLILREEDVLGVIEK; encoded by the coding sequence ATGAAGATTCGTCCCCTGCAGGATCGCCTCATCGTCAAGCGCGTCGCCGAGGAGAGCAAGACCAAGGGCGGCATCATCATCCCGGACACCGCGAAGGAGAAGCCGCTCGAGGCGTTCGTGGTCGCCGTGGGCAACGGCAAGGTCCTCGAGGACGGCAAGGTGCGCCCGCTGGACATCAAGGCCGGCGACACCGTGCTCTTCAGCAAGTACGCGGGCACCGAGGTCAAGATCGACGGTGAGGACCACCTCATCCTCCGCGAGGAAGACGTCCTCGGCGTGATCGAGAAGTAG
- the groL gene encoding chaperonin GroEL (60 kDa chaperone family; promotes refolding of misfolded polypeptides especially under stressful conditions; forms two stacked rings of heptamers to form a barrel-shaped 14mer; ends can be capped by GroES; misfolded proteins enter the barrel where they are refolded when GroES binds), with product MAKDIIFDVRAREAILRGVNILADAVKVTLGPKGRNVVIEKSFGSPTITKDGVTVAKEIELENKFENMGAQMVKEVASKTSDVAGDGTTTATVLAQAIFREGAKLVAAGHNPMDIKRGIDKAVAAIVAELKKLAKPTKDKKEIAQVGTISANGDTTIGQIIADAMEKVGKEGVITVEEAKGLETTLDVVEGMQFDRGYLSPYFVTDPERMEVVLQDPYILINEKKVSSMKDLLPVLEQVARSGKPLLIIAEEVEGEALATLVVNKIRGVLNVAAVKAPGFGDRRKAMLEDIATLTGGKMIAEDLGIKLDTLTLNDLGRAKRITIDKDNTTIIDGAGAQKEIEARVKQIRAQIEETSSDYDREKLQERLAKLVGGVAVINVGAATETEMKEKKARVEDALNATRAAVEEGVVPGGGVALLRCSKALDTLKVDEGEKFGVDIIRRSVEEPLRQIVGNGGLEGSVIVNKVREGSGSFGFNAATGVYEDLLAAGVIDPAKVSRYALQNAASVASLMLTTEAMVADRPKDDDAKGMPAGGMGGMGGMGGMGM from the coding sequence ATGGCTAAGGACATCATTTTCGACGTGCGCGCCCGCGAGGCGATCCTCCGCGGCGTGAACATCCTCGCCGACGCGGTCAAGGTCACCCTGGGGCCCAAGGGCCGCAACGTGGTGATCGAGAAGTCGTTCGGCTCTCCCACGATCACCAAGGACGGCGTGACCGTCGCCAAGGAGATCGAGCTGGAGAACAAGTTCGAGAACATGGGCGCGCAGATGGTGAAGGAGGTCGCCAGCAAGACCTCTGACGTGGCCGGCGACGGCACCACCACCGCGACCGTGCTCGCGCAGGCCATCTTCCGCGAGGGTGCGAAGCTGGTGGCCGCGGGTCACAACCCGATGGACATCAAGCGCGGCATCGACAAGGCCGTGGCCGCGATCGTGGCCGAACTGAAGAAGCTCGCGAAGCCGACGAAGGACAAGAAGGAGATCGCGCAGGTCGGCACCATCTCCGCCAACGGCGACACCACCATCGGCCAGATCATCGCGGACGCGATGGAGAAGGTCGGCAAGGAGGGCGTCATCACGGTCGAGGAGGCGAAGGGCCTCGAGACCACCCTGGACGTGGTCGAGGGCATGCAGTTCGACCGCGGCTACCTCAGCCCCTACTTCGTGACCGACCCGGAGCGCATGGAGGTGGTCCTCCAGGACCCCTACATCCTCATCAACGAGAAGAAGGTCTCGTCGATGAAGGACCTGCTCCCCGTGCTCGAGCAGGTGGCGCGCTCTGGCAAGCCCCTCCTGATCATCGCCGAGGAGGTCGAGGGCGAGGCCCTGGCCACCCTGGTGGTGAACAAGATCCGCGGCGTGCTCAACGTGGCGGCGGTGAAGGCGCCGGGCTTCGGTGACCGCCGCAAGGCCATGCTCGAGGACATCGCCACCCTGACGGGCGGCAAGATGATCGCCGAGGACCTGGGCATCAAGCTGGACACCCTGACCCTGAACGACCTGGGCCGCGCGAAGCGGATCACCATCGACAAGGACAACACCACCATCATCGACGGTGCGGGTGCGCAGAAGGAGATCGAGGCGCGCGTGAAGCAGATCCGCGCCCAGATCGAGGAGACCAGCAGCGACTACGACCGCGAGAAGCTGCAGGAGCGCCTCGCGAAGCTCGTGGGCGGCGTGGCCGTGATCAACGTGGGCGCGGCGACCGAGACCGAGATGAAGGAGAAGAAGGCCCGCGTGGAGGACGCGCTCAACGCGACCCGCGCGGCGGTCGAGGAGGGCGTGGTCCCGGGCGGCGGCGTGGCCCTGCTGCGCTGCTCCAAGGCGCTGGACACCCTCAAGGTGGACGAGGGTGAGAAGTTCGGCGTGGACATCATCCGCCGCTCGGTCGAGGAGCCCCTGCGCCAGATCGTGGGCAACGGCGGCCTCGAGGGCAGCGTGATCGTGAACAAGGTGCGCGAGGGCTCCGGCTCGTTCGGCTTCAACGCCGCGACCGGCGTCTACGAGGACCTGCTCGCCGCGGGCGTCATCGACCCGGCCAAGGTGAGCCGCTACGCGCTGCAGAACGCGGCGTCCGTGGCCTCCCTCATGCTCACCACCGAGGCGATGGTCGCCGACCGCCCGAAGGACGACGACGCCAAGGGCATGCCCGCCGGCGGCATGGGCGGCATGGGCGGTATGGGCGGCATGGGGATGTAA
- the grxC gene encoding glutaredoxin 3, translating to MKPVKIFTTTYCGFCVRAKDLLKRKGVDYQEVDVTGDDAARTKLVEMSGGQRTVPQIFIGDTHVGGYSDLARLDSEGRLDPMLGA from the coding sequence GTGAAGCCAGTGAAGATCTTCACCACCACCTACTGCGGCTTTTGCGTCCGCGCGAAGGACCTGCTCAAGCGCAAGGGCGTGGACTACCAGGAGGTGGACGTCACCGGTGACGACGCCGCGCGCACGAAGCTCGTGGAGATGAGCGGCGGCCAGCGCACGGTGCCCCAGATCTTCATCGGGGACACCCACGTGGGTGGCTACAGCGACCTCGCGCGCCTCGACTCCGAGGGCCGCCTGGACCCGATGCTCGGCGCCTGA
- a CDS encoding PilZ domain-containing protein yields the protein MAGKTNSRHTQRVTLASPARLEGPRGPVRGTCRSLSQGGLYFLGAQLPLGQQLSLAVELPRLGRVEAVGEVRYHHASLEGQGMGLRFTRLGQDSLARIQDFVASVGAG from the coding sequence ATGGCGGGCAAGACAAACAGTCGACACACGCAGCGCGTCACGCTCGCGAGCCCCGCGCGGCTCGAGGGCCCCCGGGGCCCGGTGCGCGGCACCTGCCGCTCCCTGAGCCAGGGCGGGCTCTACTTCCTCGGGGCGCAGCTGCCCCTGGGCCAGCAGCTCTCGCTCGCCGTCGAGCTGCCGCGGCTGGGGCGGGTGGAGGCCGTGGGCGAGGTGCGCTACCACCACGCCTCGCTCGAGGGGCAGGGCATGGGGCTGCGCTTCACGCGCCTGGGCCAGGACAGCCTCGCGCGCATCCAGGACTTCGTGGCCAGCGTGGGCGCGGGGTAG
- a CDS encoding sigma 54-interacting transcriptional regulator, with translation MADQQPQTQSLRAPLPPPRVRVATWAVEVLAGPDAGLRVETSEDLLRVGSGEDNDLVLSDPTVSRRHVELERDARGLRVRDLGSRNGTLLEGRGVLHAPLQPGERLQLGATRLLVRGETGARELELSADARFGQLVGASERMRHAFALLRHAAAHEDLSLLIEGETGTGKELAARAVHQHSLRQRGPFHVLDCALLPPAAERELFGAPAGPGPDAPPAFVGALEAARGGTLVLDEVGEVPLSLQARLVRALEAREVPGRGARVDLRLVATTQKNLEEEVRRGRFREDLYHRLAGLRVRLPPLRARREDLPLLARALGEERGGPGALPPALLALLEGYDWPGNVRELRNVLEGSGALEAAGEAPEAARALLARGPGAQDATLAGARTPGLCKLSYHEAKDRVLAQFERHYFAEVMREVGFDMPRAEERTGLSMQSLYRLLKKNGLRIKELKNAEDLDK, from the coding sequence ATGGCGGACCAGCAACCCCAGACGCAGTCGCTGCGCGCCCCCCTCCCGCCTCCGCGCGTGCGCGTGGCCACCTGGGCCGTGGAGGTGCTCGCCGGGCCGGACGCGGGCCTGCGGGTGGAGACCTCCGAGGACCTGCTGCGCGTGGGCAGCGGCGAGGACAACGACCTCGTCCTCAGCGACCCCACCGTGAGCCGCCGCCACGTGGAGCTCGAGCGCGATGCGCGCGGCCTGCGCGTGCGCGACCTGGGCAGCCGCAACGGCACGCTGCTCGAGGGGCGCGGCGTGCTCCACGCCCCGCTGCAGCCCGGCGAGCGCCTGCAGCTGGGCGCGACCCGCTTGCTCGTGCGCGGGGAGACCGGCGCGCGCGAGCTCGAGCTGAGCGCGGACGCGCGCTTCGGGCAGCTGGTGGGCGCGAGCGAGCGCATGCGCCACGCCTTCGCCCTGCTGCGCCACGCCGCGGCGCACGAGGACCTGAGCCTGCTCATCGAGGGCGAGACGGGCACCGGCAAGGAGCTCGCCGCGCGCGCCGTGCACCAGCACTCCCTGCGCCAGCGGGGCCCCTTCCACGTGCTGGACTGTGCGCTCCTGCCGCCGGCCGCCGAGCGCGAGCTGTTCGGCGCTCCGGCCGGGCCGGGCCCGGACGCGCCCCCGGCCTTCGTGGGCGCGCTGGAGGCCGCGCGCGGCGGCACCCTGGTGCTGGACGAGGTGGGCGAGGTGCCGCTCTCGCTGCAGGCGCGGCTGGTGCGGGCGCTGGAGGCGCGCGAGGTGCCCGGGAGGGGGGCCCGCGTGGACCTGCGCCTGGTGGCCACCACCCAGAAGAACCTCGAGGAAGAGGTGCGCCGCGGCCGCTTCCGCGAGGACCTCTACCACCGGCTCGCGGGGCTGCGCGTGCGCCTGCCGCCCCTGCGCGCGCGGCGCGAGGACCTGCCCCTGCTCGCGCGGGCGCTGGGCGAGGAGCGCGGAGGCCCCGGAGCGCTTCCCCCTGCCCTGCTCGCGCTGCTCGAGGGCTACGACTGGCCGGGCAACGTGCGCGAGCTGCGCAACGTGCTCGAGGGGAGCGGCGCGCTGGAGGCCGCGGGAGAGGCTCCCGAGGCGGCCCGCGCGCTGCTCGCGCGGGGGCCGGGCGCGCAGGACGCGACGCTGGCCGGGGCACGTACCCCGGGGCTGTGCAAGCTGTCGTACCACGAGGCGAAGGACCGGGTGCTCGCGCAGTTCGAGCGCCACTACTTCGCCGAGGTGATGAGGGAGGTCGGCTTCGATATGCCGCGGGCAGAGGAGCGTACCGGGCTGTCGATGCAGAGCCTCTACCGGTTGTTGAAGAAGAACGGCCTTCGCATCAAGGAACTCAAGAATGCCGAAGACCTTGATAAGTGA